A single genomic interval of Mangifera indica cultivar Alphonso chromosome 5, CATAS_Mindica_2.1, whole genome shotgun sequence harbors:
- the LOC123216703 gene encoding uncharacterized protein LOC123216703 → MSSVNKAPDSDAERRLRDAEERLREAIEELQRRQRSHANGSKPPCHHASDESCIANAIGNLCQSFLLSYGVRVGIGILLRAFKLARRQSYSSILDLKQLVSEKDLIVREEACRIGLLFGGFTGSYHALRCLLRKLRNKETPVNSFLAGSIAGLSVLALDDSNRRRTLALYLLARVAQCAYNSAKSKNKFHLWGSYRRHGDSLLFALACAQVMYAFVMRPESLPKSYQEFIQKTGPVAAPVYKAVRDSCRGSPVDVASLSTYLSNRKKFNPVKLEEFPSIIPCSVIHPDTDSCLTHNANAASATFRKTFPLYFSLTFVPFVVLHLQKFMNAPARTCWLALKGAVRSTTFLSAFVGIFQGVICVHRKVASKDHKLVYWIAGALSALSVLLEKKARRGELALYVLPRAGDSLWYILVNRHFLPDVKNAEVALFCACMGGIMYYLEYEPDTMAPFLRGLIRRFLASRISNPAPLSNRSASYTYLQTLDAMKKPKLQDSQEAEASRSQKYNLESIPGL, encoded by the exons ATGTCATCTGTTAACAAAGCCCCCGATTCCGACGCTGAGCGCCGTTTACGTGATGCCGAAGAGCGCCTTCGCGAGGCCATAGAAGAACTTCAACGACGCCAACGCTCGCACGCTAATGGCTCCAAGCCTCCCTGTCACCACGCGTCTGACGAGTCGTGTATCGCAAACGCCATCGGTAATCTCTGCCAAAGCTTTCTTCTTTCGTACGGCGTCAGAGTTGGTATTGGAATTCTTTTACGTGCTTTCAAGCTCGCTCGTCGGCAGTCTTATTCTTCCATTCTCGATCTCAAA CAACTTGTGTCAGAGAAAGATTTGATTGTGAGAGAAGAAGCTTGTAGAATAGGCTTACTATTTGGTGGGTTTACTGGATCTTATCATGCGCTTAGGTGTTTATTGAGAAAGTTGAGAAACAAGGAGACACCTGTTAATTC ATTTTTAGCAGGTTCAATTGCTGGTTTATCAGTTTTAGCTTTAGATGATTCAAATAGGAGACGAACGCTTGCTCTTTATCTTTTGGCTAGAGTGGCTCAG TGTGCATATAATTCTGCCAAGTCAAAGAACAAATTTCACTTGTGGGGTAGTTATCGGAGACATGGAGACTCCTTGCTCTTTGCTCTAGCTTGTGCCCAG GTTATGTATGCCTTTGTCATGCGTCCTGAGAGCTTGCCAAAGTCGTATCAAGAGTTTATACAGAAAACTGGTCCAGTTGCTGCACCTGTTTACAAGGCTGTCAGGGATAGCTGTCGAGGCAGTCCAGTCGATGTTGCCTCTCTTTCAACTTATTTATCTAATAGAAAGAAGTTCAACCCAGTGAAGTTGGAAGAATTCCCCTCTATTATTCCTTGCTCTGTTATTCATCCAGACACAGATTCATGTCTGACTCACAATGCTAATGCTGCATCAGCCACATTCAGAAAAACATTTCCACTATACTTTTCCTTGACATTTGTGCCATTCGTTGTCCTGCACCTACAGAAG TTCATGAATGCTCCGGCTCGTACCTGTTGGCTTGCTTTGAAAGGAGCTGTTCGCTCAACAACATTCTTGTCTGCATTTGTTGGAATTTTTCAG GGAGTCATATGTGTGCATAGAAAAGTTGCCTCAAAAGATCACAAGCTTGTATATTGGATAGCAGGTGCATTATCAGCCCTTTCTGTATTACTAGAGAAGAAAGCTAGACGTGGTGAACTTGCTTTATATGTTCTTCCTAGAGCAGGAGATTCGTTATGGTATATTTTAGTAAACCGCCACTTCCTTCCTGATGTAAAGAATGCTGAG GTGGCATTATTTTGTGCATGCATGGGAGGAATCATGTACTACTTAGAATATGAGCCAGATACCATGGCCCCATTCCTCAGAGGTCTGATTCGTCGCTTCCTTGCCAGTCGAATAAGCAATCCAGCTCCTCTGTCTAATCGGAGTGCATCATACACATATTTGCAAACTCTTGATGCCATGAAGAAGCCAAAGTTGCAGGACAGCCAAGAAGCTGAAGCTTCTCGGTCCCAGAAATACAATCTTGAATCAATACCTGGGCTTTAA